In the Hemitrygon akajei chromosome 7, sHemAka1.3, whole genome shotgun sequence genome, one interval contains:
- the pole3 gene encoding DNA polymerase epsilon subunit 3 codes for MAERPEDLNLPNAVITRIIKEALPDGVNVSKEARSAISRAASVFVLYATSCANNFAMKSKRKTLSASDVLAAMEEMEFDRFITPLKDALEAYKREQRGKKEASEQKKKDKKPEEHDKSKEDENEEDTEELKMVEDDEQKEVENEEEDVEN; via the exons ATGGCTGAGAGACCAGAAGACCTGAACCTGCCAAATGCTGTCATTACCAGAATTATAAAAGAGGCG CTTCCAGATGGGGTGAATGTATCAAAAGAAGCCCGCAGTGCAATATCCCGAGCAGCTAGTGTTTTTGTTCTCTATGCAACCTCCTG TGCAAATAATTTTGcaatgaagagcaagaggaaaacATTGAGTGCCTCTGATGTGCTTGCAGCGATGGAAGAGATGGAGTTTGATCGCTTCATTACCCCACTGAAAGATGCATTGGAAG cttaCAAGCGAGagcagagaggaaagaaagaagctTCAGAACAGAAGAAGAAGGACAAGAAGCCTGAGGAACATGACAAGAGTAAAGAAGATGAGAATGAGGAAGATACAGAAGAGTTAAAAATGGTGGAAGATGATGAGCAAAAAGAAGTTGAAAATGAGGAAGAGGATGTTGAAAACTGA